TTATGAAGAGATAGAATTTGTACCTAAGGATGGAATGGAAGTAGTTTTAACAGGATATATTTCTGTTTATGATAGAGAAGGGACTTATCAATTACATGTTAAAAATATAAAGCCAAAAGGTATAGGATATCTATATGAAGAGTTTGAAAAACTAAAGAAAGAATTACGAAAAGAAGGTCTTTTTGATGAAGCAAACAAGAAAAAACTACCATTTTTACCTAGGAAAATAGGTGTAATTACTTCTATTACAGGAGCAGCTATAAAGGATATAATTAATAATATTAAAAGAAGATCTCCTATGATTAATATATTAATATATCCTGTATTAGTTCAAGGGAAAAATGCTTCAAAGGATATATGTGGTGCCTTAGAATATTTTAATGAAAGAGACGATATTGATGTTATAATTCTAGGAAGAGGTGGAGGTTCTATAGAAGAACTTTGGTCTTTTAATGAAGAGAATGTTGCAAGATCTATATTTAAATCTAAGATACCAATTATATCTGCTGTAGGACATGAGACTGACTTTACTATTTCAGATTTTGTATCAGATGTTAGAGCGTCAACTCCATCAGTAGCTGCAGAAATATCAGCTCCTTTAAAAGATGATCTAAATAGCAAATTGAGTTATTTACTAGTTTCTTTAGTTAACTATCAAGATAATTTAATGAATATGAAAAAAGAACACGTGCAATTACTAGGGAACACAGTACTAGATAAAAGTCCATTTCATGCTATTAAAAGTGATAGAGAATGTCTAAACTCTTTATTGAGTAAATTAATAGTTTCTATAGAATTAAAGAAAAAAGATACAAATATAAAGCTTGAAAGCTTGGGTGAAAGAATGCATGCTCTTAGTCCT
The nucleotide sequence above comes from Gottschalkia purinilytica. Encoded proteins:
- the xseA gene encoding exodeoxyribonuclease VII large subunit codes for the protein MDIKPLKVSELNQYIKRILISDPILYNINVEGEISNFKHHYNGNVYFTLKDKDSKLKCIIFEETYEEIEFVPKDGMEVVLTGYISVYDREGTYQLHVKNIKPKGIGYLYEEFEKLKKELRKEGLFDEANKKKLPFLPRKIGVITSITGAAIKDIINNIKRRSPMINILIYPVLVQGKNASKDICGALEYFNERDDIDVIILGRGGGSIEELWSFNEENVARSIFKSKIPIISAVGHETDFTISDFVSDVRASTPSVAAEISAPLKDDLNSKLSYLLVSLVNYQDNLMNMKKEHVQLLGNTVLDKSPFHAIKSDRECLNSLLSKLIVSIELKKKDTNIKLESLGERMHALSPLSVLNRGYAFIQNKEGKVIKSVEEIEKQEVLELKLRDGKIGVTVNDIIEKEGNQ